Genomic DNA from Theobroma cacao cultivar B97-61/B2 chromosome 3, Criollo_cocoa_genome_V2, whole genome shotgun sequence:
TCTCCCTCACGTGttgcatgtttcatgtttGTCAATTTATCAGAAAAAAGACACAGCTGATTACCCTTCGCTCCCTAGCTGACAAAGAGGCACAGTTTCCACGTGAAGCAGGTCGTTTTGGACCTTCTTGTTGTGATAAGtaggaccaatggaaacaagTTTGCGCATGAATCTCCAGTTCGATTACTGGAAGAATTTGTTACAATCAACTTCGGTAAGAGACTTGCACATGATTTTTTTCCCAGTTGTCTTTATCAGCTGGGGGCACGTGTTTGcatgaaaagggaaaaatgataaaatttccCAGACAGACTAGATGGTATGAAACTCATCATGACAAAGCATTACAACAATGAACTCCGGCCCTGTATTTGGCGTGTATATTCATTGTTATCTAAGCTTATCAATATCCACAGAAAATTTTTGTGTTCACCATCTAACCAATGCAGAAGCAGAACAACTGGCAATAGTTGCGACAAAGAGTACTACAAGTCCTGAATATACTATAACAATGAAACAAGCACAAAATTGGCAGCTTCTTTaagcaaaaacaaagcaaataaAACCTTAATTAGCATTAAGCATTTAAGCATTAATAGCCAGAGTGTGACAGCTATTACAAGTACTCAAAACAAAGTATCTGACAGCAAAATACGAGAGAACCGTAGACTAATTCGGTGTCAAACCGGCTGTCAATGTGAGTCACCATGTTTTAAGCTAGAAACATTGGAAGAAGGTAAACAGGTAAGGGCAAAATCTAAGCAGTGTCATTTGCCTTTGTCCATATATTGTTTGCATAACATAGAATATATTTATTGATGGAAGACTGTAGTTACACCGTTTGCATCTTGACAGCTAAATAACCTTAAATAAATGTACAAACTTGCCATAGCCGCTAAATTGAACTCCATTATTCTCTGCTACATATAGCAGCCATGCTAATCGAACTCAAACACCAAATCACTTGAGGAACTATCAATCCAAAAGCTAAACAATTCGGAAAAGAAATCTGCAAATATGATTACTGACCAGACATACAATAGCATAGGAAATGAATGGTATAAGTTTTTCGAGTGACAGGTTAATTTTTGGTGCCAGCATAGCGGTTGACAAAGGCCAGGGCAATGCTTGTCATGTGTGCAACTTTCTCAATTTGGCTTCTTACAGTGGCTTTGACATCTCCATCTGTGGCATTCTCAGAGAAGCCATCCGTGCAGGTATCTTCGTCAGTCAAAGCTGCACTCACCCATGTTTCTATATCACTCATTCGGAAAGCAAAGCTTTTGCCTTCAATTTCATCCATTTCACCAATAGACCTTTTGAGTTCATCAACTGAATCACTTATTTCTTCCACACAATCCTGAAGAGCTGCAGCCTCTCGGGGCTCCAAGGCCTGGCTTTTGCTGAGTTCTGTAAGGAATTTCGAAGCAGAAAGCGTGGTGTTAAGTGTCAAGGAGAGGGACTTGCTGGCTAATATTTTGGGGCTGGCTTGGATTTCGCTTGCATAGCTAGAAAAGGTGGTGAAACACAAGTCAGGGTAGCTTGTGGCACCGCACgaagtttttatgaactctGTATCTGTTTCAGAGCTCAGAATTTTTCTAGCTGCTATGCAAAAGTTTAGGTGAGTTGTAAACAGGATGAGGATGAGAATGGCTGCTATTGAAAAGCATGAACTTgccatttttcttctctctttctgcAGAAAAGCTTGAGAGATTGATAATTCTTGGTAAAGATAGGGATCTTAATTTATAGAAAAAGCTCATGGCTGTGGTTCCCACAAAAAGAGCCCGAGAAAGGAAGCTAGCAATGAAGCCAATACAGAATTTCAATTTAAGATGGGGctagaacaaaaaaaatgtagaTATTGTATGTGGTGAGAAGTTTTTCCATTTAAAATccatgacaatatatatatgtatatttctacttttttttagCGACCAATTCATATTTCAAAGTCCCTTAATACATTAGTgctaatttatttaaaaatgagtAGAGATTTTCCTTATTATAGAAGTATGAGCTTGTTcggtttaattttttttagtttaaaatctaTTATGAagcttttattaaaaataataacttttaaaattaaattaaaattatttgataagttgtttggtaaaataaatttaccatAATGAATATCCATGTCATCTTCAatcacttaataaataaaaacggAACAAGTTTACTTCAAGTTTATATCTCATttcaaatgttaaaaataaaaaaaattcttaaaaaaacGAAACAACTCTCAAGttgtataataataatagtattagattttttagtaaaaaaaaacctttaaatagtatttgaatgtaattttaaattttgagttttcttttcttttaatttttataagaactaaaaaattttagattttactATTCTGTTgctaagttttttatttttttttctaatagtCTTTATAGAGTGAGATAGAAAAGGAGTTTATGATTTTGCATTGGAAAAGGATgatttgtagagagagagaggagagggAGACTAATTGAAAGAAAgggatatttttgaaaaaactggtatgtttttaaaaaaagagaagagaaagcttCTTTTTGGAgcttttctttaaacttttttttaaaattttattcttcaaaaaaatgttgtttttttcaagagttttctcTAAAATCTTGTTTAACTtggtttttgcttttaagagataaataagttgaaaaaaaatcaggtcaaatagacacttaattaatatatgttatttttcATCCACAAATATATAAAGGGCTTGAATTTCGCTCAGTGaccttaataaaaaatattaagcaTCCtatgataaattaaattatatgaaGAGAACAGCATTTTAACCACTAATCATGTTGTCAGTACTTATCAATTCAATTATGCTTGATAAAAAATTGTATGttgagaaagaaagatattttatCCTCATGGACCCTCACCTGATGAAGATTGAGATATTTTGTAACGGATTCTCGAGCATATTTTCAAGGAGATAGTAAACGTGCAAAACTTTGTTTCCGCAACATGATAGAAAGCATACAATTATtgtaataatatatttaaaagaaCAATGATAGCACACTCGTATAATTCAATgaaggttaaaattttattttatatgaataagAGGATCAAAAGTTCTTTCTTAGAGGAATATCATATGAAGGTAAGGCCCCTTTTTGTTTGTGAAGAATGAGATTTCTTTTTTCGAGAAAGTTATTATTGTCTGAATACGGTAATTAGATTGATCAATTGTTCATATATAGACATATAGACTGATCAAATAACCGTTTTATAGATTAATTACCATATATAATGTTTTTCCCTtctaagaaaaagaaaagacttagGTAATTAcatagccaaaaaaaaaaaaaaagctaattCGTAAAGAGGAAAGTCAAATAGTGACTGGCTAGCTAGGTTCCATTCCTTATTTACTGCATCTTAAACAATAAGAGATCCCTTACATGGTGCACAGGCACATGGTAGATAAGAAATTCCTTAGCAGAGGCACATGAAATCACGGAATATTAAGCACATGACAAAATCAAAGTCCCTCAATTCTTACTTATCTTGTCGATCTGTTAAGGAGAACGTCAATGGATCCAAAACAGgacaagaaattaataaaagaaagggATCTTCTGTGTGCTGACCGATAAAACTCTCTccctcttttacttttttttttttttctttctttcttctggTAGAAGGCTTGAATTAAAGTCGGGGCATGTGAATATTCTATGGAAAATGCTCTCCGGCCACAATCTTAAATTAATGTTAATTTGAGGTAAGCTCGTTGACCTCACAAAGAAGGAATCTCTCAGATCTCTCTCTCATGGACCTGTTACAACTAACGAGCAAATTATGAAACTGGGCTCACCTTTCTGATTTTTTCAGTTATTCAGTTATTCTCGACTTGAGATTTTCACATATGGGCGACCAAGGTAAGTTCGCCGTCCTCCTGGCTACACCTAGATATCTTTATCAATTTAATCCCCAAACTTTATTAAGCTACTATGAGCCTATTCGTCTTGTTAACTTGCGTGTGGGAAACCATTCAAATTTAGCGTCACGCTTCTTCCACTAGCAATTCAAGCTCTCCATTCTCCATTCATGTCTATGAAGTATGATTATGAAGTCTCTatctaaccaaaattttaccttttctcttttaaattttctgaTCAACTTAATTTTTAGAGAATTTTGATCATAAAAAACTTTCTGGCTACTTTACcgaccttttctttttcttatagaTTAGATTATGATAATTTGTGAGTAAACAGAGTTATTCTTAACTAATGCTGGAAACTTctaatgaattttttattaaaaaaatgagtaCAGCTGATGGTATTTGTACCCAATTTCTAACTCTCTAAAAACATTAATAAAAAGTCTTCAGTTTAGTTAATTCTCAACTAATTAATATTTACAACTAAGTAAAAGTAANatatatatatatatatatatatatatatatatatatatatatgtatatttgaaaTCCTCAAGTCATATAGGAGGAATGTGAGTTCTTCCTTTACTATATTTTGCTTCTGCAAAGCATTCCTTTAACAGCACTGTGCCTTGATTTCAATCAACCAAACGTCTTTTAATCTGTATTCATCTTCTCTGGCTGATATagatattaattttcatttaaaattagATTGACTTTTGCATGATTAATGATTAGAAttgaataattataaatttgtaataaaatgatgaaatgtATAATTGATATGAACGCAAACCGCTAAGTCCAAAAAGCAAGTTGACAAAGGAAAAAACTAGAATGCAAATCCCTAATTAAGGTGACGGGTTTTGTTACGACTAATTGTACGTGGCAGCACAGAGATTGACAAAAGCCAAAGCAGTGCTTGTCATATGCATACAACTTTCACAATTTGATTCGTCACAGTAGTTTTGACATTCCCATCACGGCTTTCCCAGAGAAGCCATCCATGCAAGCATCCTCATCAGTCAAAAGCTTCGTTCACACAGGTTTCTATATCTAGGGGTGTCTCAAATcgaatcaaaataaatttagttttttcgATTTGATTAGTTCAGTTAATTTAGTTTTTCGAATAATGTGATTAGAATAATTCGATTATTAGAGTTAATTTGACTCAGTTtcgattaaaaattttcttaaccgaactaattgaatttgaataaCAATATAATGAAAGTTTCGTATgagaaataaattataaactatttgttgttatttttatttacattttttaattatttattgtttgtATGAGTATTCATCTTATTTATTCTAATTgtttatcatcatttttaatatttttgtagtattaatttataaaaaaatgcaaCGTAAATAAATAtacccaaataaaaaaaaatttcaaattcgaTTTTTGAAAACTAAACCGAactaattgaattaattcagTTTCGGTTAATTcgattatttttgaaattcaattcaattcgattttgattatttttaaatataaatttattaatttaattattaattatctaaaattgAACTAATCAAAATACCCGTTTGCTCTATCTTATTTGTATCACTCATTCAAAGGCCAAAACTATTGCCTCCAGTATCCGGACCCATTTTACCAATAGCCCTTTTCAGCTTAACAAGTGATCCCTTTACTTCTTCCACGCAATCACGCATGGCTGCAGTCTATTTGGGCTTTAGCCGCTGGCTTTTGGAGAGTTCTATACGATCGTTGTTGAAGTAGAACGTGTGGTGTCAGGCGTGACCGAGAGCGCGGAGCTGGCTTGGACTTTGGATGCATAGCGCTGGAGAAAGTGGTGCAACACAGGTCAGGGTAGGTCGTGGCACCGCATGAGGTTCTGATGAACTCGGTGTTTGTTTCAGTACTAAGGATTTTCCTAGCTGCTTTGCATGAGTTTAGGAGAGTTGAAACATGAAACTGAATGAGGATGAGAAAAACAGCTGCTATTGAAAAGTGTAAGCTTgccatctctctctccttctctGTAGAATGAGTTTTAATCGATGACTTTATGTAGGAGAAAGATCTCATCAATTcatacccaaaaaaaaaaaaagatatcaATCTATAAACACCAAAGACGACCATGGTTCCAAAAGAAAGAGCCAAGTTTAAACCCTTGATGAggtattttcatcattaaacatttaaactaAGGTTTATCTATATTAATTTGGTCATTCGAAACAATAATGGGGACTGTAGTTAATTTGAAGTTCTGtcagcatatatatatatcttaattaAGCACGATATGTTTCAGCTCTTAAAAAATGGATAGGTCTTTCTTTCGAAACTAATTTAAGAAAGTAATATAGTTTTGTCTATTTTTTAACTAGTGTTTCATccaaaaatacctaaaaaatAGCTGGAAACGTGCTAGTAGGCCCTATAGAACCATATTAAGCAACATATGATAGTTAATTAAAGGATTACAATTAACAGCATCCACTGAACCACCAATAGTGCCAGAATTTGGCAATTAAAATATGCCCAAAGTAATTTCTTTGTCAAAGATGAAAGCAAGACATATTCTATCCTCATGGACCCCCATCTAGACATTTACATATTTGTCAATTCATTCTTAAGAGAAAACGTGCAAAACTTTGGTTGGTAATtgtcattataattaatataaacaataattattaAGAGAAAAGTTAGCAATCAAAGAGAATAATGACAGATCAGACGCTTAATTCATAGTAATTGCGATCGTTGTTGGAATATTATAAGTGAAGATAATGTTCTTCAAAGAGGCTACAACTAGAAGAAGACAAGAATGATGGAGAAAtgtctttactttttttattccaatttctttttcaaaacaatgtatATCATACTtaattattcattttctcaacaCATTGTCATTtctatttaatattttaaatatgagtttttttttttttaagttgacACTGCAATCTCAATGTAATGCTAGACCGGACCTCATCAATGAAAATTAGGTGTAAATGAGAACAGAGATATAAAAGATAGAAAAAGTGTTTCAATATCGTGCAAAACTAAGACCAGAGTGATTGCAAAGGGGTGATTACAATTAGGGACATTTCTTTGGTCTATGTCTTGTTTGccaaatatatagtataaaagATTAAACAAGAATAGGTTGAGCTATCGTTATCTATTTGAGTGGTGGAATTTTTCTGTAATTGTATTCTTATCTTTCTctataatttgatttgatgtGCTATTGCAAGTCTTTTATCTTTAAGATTTAAGACTTGTTATAGTTTGCAGACTATGTTGAGTTaataaactcatttttcaaaaaaaaattaaacattaatgAAAGATGAAGAGTTTTACAATTGACTTAATTGAACCAATAATCAAAGTTCATACTTATGATTACTTGaacatttttttatgaaaatcttatttttaataattaaattgtaaaatattagtatatatgtatggaaaaaaaataactcttGACTATTTGAATAGTACAGgactttttttcattttagccAATGAAATTGTAATACATATAGCACACATATGCTAAAGCTTTAAACAGTCACATTTTTTGTGaataaatcataaatcttAGTAAACTTCGCAAACAgtacaaaaatataaagcaTCTCAATGTAACAACACTGATCACTCGATCTGAAATATCGCCAAAAAGCAACAAAATCGAAGAAATTAAGCTGCTAACAGATAAAGTGACCTGGCTTTGGTATTTCTCGTACATTTTGGTTTTACCCGGCAAGTGTCAAGCCCTGAAcaatattgttattattattattaaaacttcccatttgtgtttgatgaacTCAATTATTCACTCCCAAAAGTCATGCAAATTTAGTGCAAAAATCAATTTACTTGTGGAAAGATTATCAATCAGTCCATAAGCAAAACGATTCCGAACAAGAATTTGCAAAATTTTAGCCACCTATAGCCAGCAAAAAACATATGAATaggaaatgaaatagaaaCTCTATATAAAGGCAAAACCTCACTCAAAATGCATAACAGGTAAGCTATATATGATTAATGAGTGGCAGCAGCATAGCGGTTGACAAAAGCCAAAGCAATGCTCGTCAAATGTGCAACCTTTACTACTTGACTCCTCACTGTCTTGAAATCTCGTTTCATGGCTTTCCTGGGGAAGCCACCCATGCAGGTATCATCATTAGTCAAAGCTGCACTCACCCATGTTTGTAAATCACTCATTCGACTACGAAAATCGTCGCCTCGTTGAGGCGGACTCATTGCACTAATAGAGTCTTTCAGCTCATCGACAGAGTCCCCTAATTGTTCCACGCAATCACGCAGGGCTGCAGCCTCACTGCGCTCTAGGCCGCGGTGTTTGGATAGATTTATAAATGCTTTCGTAGTAGAACGAGTGGTGTTAAATGCCATAGAGAGGGCAGTGGAGGCTAACAACCTGGGGCTACCTCGGATTCTGGTTGTATATCTAGAGAAGGTGGTGAAACACAAGTTTGGATAAAGAGTGGCACGGCAAGAGGTCCTGATAAATCGGGTGTTTCTTCCACTAGGATGAATTGGTGCAGCTGCTAAGCATAAGTTCAGATTAATAGTGAGCTGAATGAGGATGACAAGAGCAGCTACTGAAAAGTATGAACCAGCTGCCATCTTTCTCTCGGTGGAAGCTTGTTGATGGACGGATCTCaatttatagaaaaatatgGGCCATGTGCCTGTGAAATGATTCCGCAAAAAGTGCTAGAAGTACTTTTAGGAgtaactaataaaatattactattattttcttctttcgaTCATATACAATGTTGTTGCCTACGaattaatttgtttgtttgtttaaaCGAAGAccttaattttagaaattagTTCATATCTATAAGTTTTTCATCAACAATtcagaaagagaaaagctGGACCTGTGCTCATTGACCCCTATATAATTTATTGGACATACattttaaaatcaatcaatGACAGTTAGATCATGGAAACAACACCTATTCCGCTAACCAAACTGCAGGAGTTTGGAATAGAAAAGGTGATTTCCCTGTCTTAGAGTATTCTGTTCTGAAGCATATTGGCAAAGAGAGAATGAACGTGCTTTCACAACATTATCCCTATTgccaacaacaacaacataGTCAATGGCCTGCATATTCCGCTATAATTAAGATCTCTCACACCAAACAAGCTGATCAATCTAACCTCTGCGCAAGTTTCAATCCCCAAACAATACCAATATCAACAAAAATCAAACCCAAGGCAAAAAATTATACTAGTACAtttaagaaaaacaatttaGAGAACAACGAAAGATCATAATGGTCATGCACTGTGAACCAATGGTCGAGGAAATTACTGAAGCCAATGTTTATCAATGTGAGGATGGGAAGAATATATAGAAATCCTTATATTCTATGTCTTCTGATTTCTTTTTAGTTCAAAATTGAGATTGATGAATACATGTAGTGAACTAGTGATAGATATATCCAAAATTTCACAGATATCACAATCCCTTCCTCCTTGACATCAAATGAAAAACCACCTAAATGCGCcatatgttttctttttaatccatcaatttgtttttttttttcgttcactctgtttttttataatttcttgattattaTTAGGTATagtgttaaaaaaattatctaaacttttcaataaaattcaaataaggcTTTATTCTtctattacattcaattaaactcttatatttttattttggatcaaatatACTTTTATGACTAGTTGTTGACTTTAATAAAAATActacttgtcattttacaGTGACATGGAAGGTGAAAAATGCAAACATAATCATGTAATCATGTCACGTGTCACatgacaaaaattattaattttaatta
This window encodes:
- the LOC18606326 gene encoding 21 kDa protein, with the translated sequence MASSCFSIAAILILILFTTHLNFCIAARKILSSETDTEFIKTSCGATSYPDLCFTTFSSYASEIQASPKILASKSLSLTLNTTLSASKFLTELSKSQALEPREAAALQDCVEEISDSVDELKRSIGEMDEIEGKSFAFRMSDIETWVSAALTDEDTCTDGFSENATDGDVKATVRSQIEKVAHMTSIALAFVNRYAGTKN
- the LOC18606328 gene encoding 21 kDa protein, with protein sequence MAAGSYFSVAALVILIQLTINLNLCLAAAPIHPSGRNTRFIRTSCRATLYPNLCFTTFSRYTTRIRGSPRLLASTALSMAFNTTRSTTKAFINLSKHRGLERSEAAALRDCVEQLGDSVDELKDSISAMSPPQRGDDFRSRMSDLQTWVSAALTNDDTCMGGFPRKAMKRDFKTVRSQVVKVAHLTSIALAFVNRYAAATH